From the Anaerolineales bacterium genome, one window contains:
- a CDS encoding DUF1801 domain-containing protein yields the protein MCPAKPTQDPAALQDVESFLAGVPAEQRSALERLRAQIRAAAPEAIEMISYGVPAFKYKGRPLVSYAAAKIHCSFFVQSPVVMEAHAELLAGYNTSKGTVRFQPEQPLPEELVHALVRARMAETDTKA from the coding sequence ATGTGCCCAGCCAAACCAACCCAAGACCCGGCCGCCCTGCAAGATGTGGAGAGCTTTCTGGCGGGAGTACCCGCCGAACAGCGCTCCGCTCTGGAGCGCTTGCGCGCCCAGATCCGCGCGGCGGCGCCCGAGGCGATTGAGATGATCAGCTACGGCGTGCCGGCGTTCAAGTACAAAGGCCGGCCGCTGGTATCCTACGCGGCAGCCAAAATACATTGTTCCTTTTTCGTGCAGAGCCCGGTGGTGATGGAAGCGCATGCTGAACTGCTGGCGGGCTACAATACCTCCAAAGGTACCGTGCGTTTTCAGCCTGAGCAGCCGCTGCCGGAGGAACTGGTGCATGCCCTGGTTCGGGCGCGCATGGCAGAAACCGACACCAAAGCCTGA
- a CDS encoding SRPBCC domain-containing protein, whose translation MNDKMIIKAEGAELYLERTFAAPRELVWAAFTECEHLKHWWGPHGWDLTHCEMDFRPGGRWHYMMSGPGEDGKPMESWGLAEYEAISAPDSFMYKDAFSDSDGNKTVNMPVADITNEFIEVEGGTKVVSRTVYPAAEHLQTIIEMGVEQGITETWDRLVEYLKTAGE comes from the coding sequence ATGAATGACAAAATGATTATCAAGGCCGAAGGCGCCGAGCTGTACCTGGAACGCACCTTTGCCGCCCCGCGTGAATTGGTTTGGGCGGCCTTTACGGAGTGCGAGCACCTCAAGCACTGGTGGGGGCCGCACGGCTGGGACCTGACCCATTGCGAGATGGACTTTCGCCCTGGCGGCCGCTGGCATTACATGATGAGCGGCCCTGGCGAAGACGGCAAGCCGATGGAATCCTGGGGCTTGGCGGAATACGAGGCCATCTCGGCTCCCGATAGCTTTATGTACAAAGATGCCTTCTCTGACAGTGACGGCAACAAAACCGTCAACATGCCGGTGGCCGATATCACCAATGAGTTCATCGAGGTGGAGGGTGGCACCAAAGTGGTCAGTCGCACGGTATACCCTGCGGCGGAGCATTTGCAGACGATCATTGAGATGGGCGTGGAACAAGGCATTACTGAGACCTGGGACCGCCTGGTCGAGTATTTGAAGACGGCCGGCGAATAG
- a CDS encoding SRPBCC family protein: MENAKNKLEMTLTSDTDFLLTRVLNAPRELVYKVYTDPQSVPQWWGPAAVTTIVDQMDVRPGGQWRYIQRDADGNEYAFRGEYREVTPPERLVHTFEFEPMPGVVGLVTTTFEDLGAQTRIVETNSFPDKASRDGIIESGMEEGAAELYDRLEALVMSML; encoded by the coding sequence ATGGAAAATGCGAAGAACAAGCTTGAAATGACTCTGACCTCTGACACCGATTTTTTGCTGACGCGTGTCTTGAACGCCCCGCGTGAGCTGGTCTACAAGGTCTACACCGATCCACAAAGTGTGCCGCAATGGTGGGGGCCAGCGGCGGTGACCACGATCGTGGACCAAATGGATGTGCGCCCTGGAGGCCAATGGCGCTACATCCAGCGTGATGCGGATGGCAATGAGTATGCTTTCCGCGGCGAATATCGAGAAGTGACTCCCCCCGAGCGTTTGGTGCATACCTTCGAGTTTGAACCGATGCCCGGGGTTGTGGGGCTGGTCACCACTACGTTCGAGGATCTTGGGGCGCAAACGCGCATTGTGGAAACCAACAGCTTCCCGGATAAAGCCAGCCGCGACGGCATCATCGAATCGGGCATGGAAGAAGGCGCCGCCGAACTGTACGACCGGCTTGAAGCGCTGGTCATGAGTATGCTTTAA
- a CDS encoding VOC family protein, with translation MKFKITPHLWYDQQAKEAAEFYCSVFPNSRITNVSTLYGTPSGDCEIVSFELDGQPFMAISAGPLFQFNEAISFLVNCETQEEIDYYWDKLSAVPEAEQCGWLKDKFGLSWQISPSALDEMLQTADREQLERVTQAFLQMKKFDLAALQRAYEGIKHSPAI, from the coding sequence ATGAAATTCAAGATCACCCCCCACCTCTGGTACGACCAGCAAGCCAAGGAAGCGGCTGAGTTCTATTGCTCGGTCTTCCCGAACTCACGGATCACCAATGTCTCCACTCTGTATGGCACTCCTTCCGGAGATTGCGAGATTGTTTCGTTTGAGCTGGACGGCCAGCCTTTCATGGCGATCAGTGCCGGCCCTTTGTTCCAGTTCAACGAGGCGATCTCTTTTCTGGTCAATTGTGAGACCCAGGAAGAGATCGACTACTACTGGGACAAGCTGTCTGCCGTGCCCGAGGCCGAACAGTGCGGCTGGCTGAAGGACAAGTTCGGCCTGTCCTGGCAAATTTCGCCCAGCGCCCTCGATGAGATGCTGCAGACGGCAGACCGTGAGCAGTTGGAGCGGGTGACCCAGGCGTTCTTGCAGATGAAGAAGTTCGACCTGGCTGCCCTGCAGCGCGCCTATGAAGGCATTAAGCATTCCCCTGCGATTTAA
- a CDS encoding winged helix-turn-helix transcriptional regulator: MSTDALTLTFSALADPTRRAILERLSHGQAAVNELAAPFAISQPAISKHLKVLEKAGLIARGRDAQWRPARLQAEPLRDVSQWLERYRRNWEESYDRLDEYLQKLQADQDDTTSLENTP; this comes from the coding sequence ATGAGTACAGATGCCCTGACCCTTACGTTCTCCGCTTTAGCAGACCCGACCCGCCGGGCGATCCTGGAACGGCTTTCGCACGGCCAGGCGGCGGTCAACGAACTGGCGGCGCCTTTCGCTATCAGCCAGCCGGCCATCTCCAAGCACCTTAAGGTGCTGGAGAAGGCCGGGCTGATCGCCCGAGGGCGGGACGCCCAGTGGCGCCCCGCCCGCTTGCAGGCTGAGCCGCTGCGCGATGTTTCCCAATGGCTGGAGCGCTACCGCCGCAACTGGGAAGAAAGCTACGATCGCCTGGATGAGTACTTGCAAAAGCTGCAGGCCGACCAGGATGACACCACTTCGCTTGAAAACACCCCTTAG
- the folK gene encoding 2-amino-4-hydroxy-6-hydroxymethyldihydropteridine diphosphokinase — translation MSTTIYLGLGSNLGDRQAALDAACAALGPQVRMLRRSPLYETAPWGYTEQDDFLNQVVEAETELNPEELLPALKGVEQQLGRQRRFRNGPREIDIDLLLYGQQQLTVQTAAGVLQVPHPGLAERAFVLVPLADLAPDLRIPGQPASIAELLSQLDTTGIRPYPEEPQ, via the coding sequence ATGAGCACAACCATCTATCTCGGCTTGGGCAGCAACCTGGGCGACCGGCAGGCGGCGCTGGATGCCGCCTGTGCCGCGCTGGGGCCGCAGGTGCGTATGCTGCGCCGCTCGCCATTATATGAAACCGCCCCCTGGGGCTACACCGAGCAGGACGACTTCCTCAACCAGGTGGTGGAGGCTGAGACTGAGCTCAACCCCGAAGAACTTCTGCCGGCGCTCAAAGGCGTCGAGCAGCAGCTTGGCCGCCAGCGGCGTTTCCGCAACGGCCCGCGCGAGATCGACATCGACCTGCTCTTGTACGGCCAGCAGCAGCTGACGGTGCAAACCGCCGCCGGGGTCTTGCAAGTCCCCCACCCCGGCCTGGCCGAGCGCGCCTTTGTGCTCGTGCCATTGGCTGATCTGGCGCCAGACCTGCGCATCCCGGGCCAGCCAGCCAGCATCGCCGAGCTGCTCAGCCAACTGGATACCACCGGCATCCGCCCCTATCCCGAGGAGCCACAATGA
- the folP gene encoding dihydropteroate synthase, translated as MKSLQIGSHAFDWGSRTYVMGILNITPDSFSGDGLAAGEDAVAAALAQARGFIEAGVDMLDVGGESTRPGSETISAAEEIARVVPVVQALAAETDIPISIDTYKAETAAAALDAGASLINDVWGLRADPALGPLAAAHDVPIILMHNRSNPQNAELRERLGGRYVGVEYENLLEDIKSELLGSVALARAAGIPDEHIILDPGIGFGKTREQNLELLNRTDAICALGFPVLVGPSRKSFIGYTLDLPPDQRVEGTAAAAAVAITRGADIIRVHDVQALVRVARMTDAIVRQP; from the coding sequence ATGAAATCGCTGCAGATCGGGAGCCACGCCTTCGACTGGGGCAGCCGCACCTATGTCATGGGCATCCTCAACATCACCCCCGACAGCTTCTCCGGCGACGGCTTGGCCGCTGGGGAGGATGCGGTGGCGGCGGCGTTGGCGCAGGCACGCGGTTTCATTGAAGCCGGTGTGGACATGTTGGACGTGGGCGGCGAGAGCACTCGCCCAGGCTCGGAAACCATCAGCGCTGCCGAGGAGATCGCCCGAGTGGTGCCCGTGGTGCAAGCTCTGGCCGCCGAAACCGACATCCCCATCTCGATCGACACCTACAAAGCGGAAACAGCCGCAGCAGCCCTGGATGCCGGCGCCAGCCTGATCAACGACGTCTGGGGGCTGCGCGCCGACCCGGCTCTGGGGCCACTGGCCGCTGCACACGATGTGCCGATCATTCTGATGCACAATCGCAGCAATCCGCAAAATGCGGAGCTGCGCGAGCGTCTGGGTGGCCGCTATGTGGGCGTGGAATACGAAAATCTATTGGAAGACATCAAGAGCGAACTGCTGGGCAGCGTAGCCCTGGCCCGCGCCGCCGGTATCCCAGACGAGCACATCATCCTGGATCCCGGCATCGGCTTCGGCAAGACCCGCGAGCAGAACCTGGAGCTGCTCAACCGCACGGATGCGATTTGCGCACTGGGCTTCCCGGTACTGGTCGGTCCTTCGCGTAAGTCTTTCATTGGCTACACGCTGGACCTGCCCCCCGATCAGCGCGTCGAGGGCACCGCCGCCGCTGCCGCAGTGGCGATCACCCGCGGCGCAGACATTATCCGAGTGCATGATGTCCAAGCCTTGGTGCGCGTGGCGCGCATGACCGATGCAATCGTGAGGCAGCCCTAA